A stretch of DNA from Candidatus Pseudomonas phytovorans:
CGCCGGTACCCACTGGTCATACAGCCCAAACGGCAATAACTTGGCGTTGTTCAAAGGCCCATACACCCAGGCGTCATAGCGCTTGTCACCGCCCCACTGGTCGTCGCGAACCTGCCGGTACTCCCGCCTCAGCCGCTCGAACTCCGCCCGCTTGGCCAGCCGTTTGTGCGCATCATCCAGCGGCCCGGCATAAATCGCCTGCAATCGCTCACGGCTGGCCAGCACCAGCCGGATGAACTGATCACGCTGCTGCCCCTGATCCTCGCCAACGGCATTCAGCCCCCGCGCCACGCGCCATTGCCGGGTGCCTTCCTGCTCGACGAACGAAGCAAACGACTCGTTGAACTCGGTATCGTCCTGAACATAGAAGCGCTGGTGAGCCAGCTCATGGAAAATCAGCGTGGCCAGGCGCTCGTCGCCCCAACCGACCATTGACGACAGGATCGGGTCGTCGAACCAGCCAAGGGTCGAATAAGCCTCCACGCCCCCCAGATACACATCCAGGCCCTTCTGGCGCATCAACGCCGCCGCCCCGCGTGCCGCGCCTTGCTGGTA
This window harbors:
- a CDS encoding aminopeptidase, whose translation is MQRSGPGALDRVFIRFVPLLAALLLNGCSSAAYYGQLAEGQLQLLRARQPVAQVVADPATSPQLRARLAHAEQARVFASQQLKLPDNRSYRVYADIGRPYVVWNVFATPELSLQPVTHCFPVAGCVAYRGYYQQGAARGAAALMRQKGLDVYLGGVEAYSTLGWFDDPILSSMVGWGDERLATLIFHELAHQRFYVQDDTEFNESFASFVEQEGTRQWRVARGLNAVGEDQGQQRDQFIRLVLASRERLQAIYAGPLDDAHKRLAKRAEFERLRREYRQVRDDQWGGDKRYDAWVYGPLNNAKLLPFGLYDQWVPAFAAVFREVDGDWERFYQRVEQLGRLPIADRKAALQKLMVNS